The Streptomyces sp. NBC_00162 sequence GCCTGCCGGGGCCCCTTTGACGGGCCCCGGCGGCGTGCTGATGCGCGCGGACGATCGTGGAGTCGACCGCGACGACCCAGTCCAAGTCGCCCTCGGTGTCAGCCTGGGCCAGGAGGGCGGTGAAGGCCTTCTCCCAGGTGCCGTCGGCAGCCCACTTCCGCAGCCGGTTGTGGGCTCCCTTCCACGAGCCGAAGTGCTCGGGCAGGTCCATCCATGGCGTCCCGGTGCGGTACTTGAAGGCGATCGCGTCGATCACCTGCCGGTGATCACGCCACCGCCCACCCCGCTTCGGAGTCCGGTCCGGCAGCAACGGCTCGATGCGGGCCCACTGGGCGTCAGTCAACGACACACATCAACCAACGATCCGATGATCTGAAGGAAGCGGCCTAGTGACCTGAGTCAGAGATTCGGTGGCAGTAGGAAGCGACCTTGTCGAGGATTTCGTCGGCTGTCTTCGTCCAAACGAAGGGCCGGGGGTGGTCGTTCCAGTCGGCGAGCCAGGCCCGGATGTCGCGTTCGAGAGCCTGGACCGAGCGGTGGACTCCACGCTTCAGTTTCTTCTGCGTGAGCTCGGCGAACCACCGCTCGACCAGGTTCAGCCACGACGCGCTGGTCGGCGTGAAGTGCAGATGGAACCGCGGATGCGCCAGCAGCCACCGCTTGATGTCGGGTGTCTTGTGGGTCGCATAGGTGTCGAGGATCAGATGGACCTGAAGGTCCTCCGGGACCTCCTTGTCGACCTTGGCCAGGAACTTCTTGAACTCGGCAGCCCGGTGACGGCGGTGGAGTGAGCCGATCACCTTGCCGGTCGCGACCTCCAGGGCCGCGAAGAGGGTGGTCGTGCCGGCACGGATGTAGTCGTGACTGCGGCGCTCTGGAACACCGGGCATCATCGGCAGGACCGGCTGGGACCGGTCCAGAGCCTGGATCTGCGACTTCTCGTCCACGCAGAGGACCAAAGCCTTCTCCGGCGGATCCAGGTAGAGACCGACAACGTCGCGGACCTTGTCGATGAACAGCGGATCCGTCGACAGCTTGAACGTCTGCGACCGGTGCGGCGCCAGCGCGAACGCCCGCCAGATCCTCGAGACCGTCGACTGCGACATACCCGTCGCCGCGGCCATCGACCGGGTCGACCAGTGCGTCGCGTTCCTCGGCGTCTCCTCCAGCGTTTTCACGATCACCCGCTCGACATCCGCGTCAGTGATCTTCCGCGGGACACCCGGCCGCGGCTCGTCACCCAGCCCGTCCAGACCGTGCTCGAGGAAGCGCCGCCGCCAGGTCCGCACCGTGTCCGGCGCGATCCGCAACCGGCGCGACACCTCCATGACCGAGTGTCCCTCCGCGCACTCCAGCACGATCCGCGACCGCTGAGCCAAAGCCTGGGCCGTCGTGCGACGACGTAACCAGCCCTCCAAGACAGCACGCTGGGCATCAGTGACCGACAACGGCGGAATCTTCGGACCTGGTCGACTCATACCCAAACCAACGACAAACCTCTGACTCAGGTCACTAGCGGTCCAGCCGGTTGATGCGCCGCGGAGCCAGAACATCCTCGTCCCGAGGCGACGCTCGGCGATCAGCTTGGCGGCCGCCACCGCTGCCGTCTCATGCCCCTGGCCCTCGACCCTGATCACGTTCTCGTTGTCCATGCCCGGGAGAACCCGGACAGCCCGGAGCCGGTTCGCCCGTCCAGCCGGGACCACCCGATCGAGCGGCGCCGTCCGGCCAGGCGCGTCCACGCGACTGAAAGCCCCCCATTGACGTGTTCCGAGCCTTCGACACAGATCACCGAGCGGTTGGGAAGGTCACTGTCAACACGAACAGTGGTTGACCAAGCCCTGCCAGTGAGCCGGCGACGGGAGCCGAGGCCCAGGCGTATCACACCTCCGCGCACCCCAACCGATCGCCAGAGCCCACCCTTTGCCGAAGGGCGCTCATAACCTTCGAGCGGAGCTCGCGCCGATGTTCAGGCGGGCACTCCTTCAACCGTCCGTACCTGGTTTGGTGAGGTTCGAGAACATCCCGAATGAGCTGGTAGAGGGCGGGGTGGCGTCGGACGAGTTCGGCTCGGGCAGAAAGGGTTGCGGCCTTGAGTACCGGAGTGTCTGGGGAAACAGCTTCCGCGATGGCGATGACATCGGCGACTTGATTGCGCAATTGCTGGTTTTCGTCTGACCGTTGGAGTAGGACAGCAAAGAGCGTGCGTCGGGCCATGAGTCTCGAGAGTTCCTCCGCGCTGCCCATGTGAAGCCGCCGCCAGGGAAGCGGGTCAAGGCTGCGGGGCGCGCTTGCCCTCGCGCTTGGAGCAACCTCGTCCTGGAGTACCCGGAGCTGCCGGCGCCACCGGTGGAGGAGTAGCGGATGGGCGAGGAGGTCATCGCGGTCATTCTGGCGACCTGCGTCGCTGAGAGCTCGTAACAGGATCTTGCTGAGATGTCCTGGTCAGCCGTGACCGGTGTGACGATTCGGCCGTTCGGGATGGTGTGAGTACTCGGCCGTGGATCGTGGATGACGACTTGTGGGCACTGATCGAGCCGCTGCTGCCGCCCTGGCCGACGAGGTCACCAGGGCCGCGGCCGGTCGCTGACCGGCTGTGCCTGCAAGGCATCTTGTACGTCCTCTGCAACGACATCGCCTGGCAACTCCTGCCCCCTGAGCTGGGGTTCGGCTCCGGACAGACCTGCTGGCGAAGGCTGGAGCGGTGGCAGCAGGCCGGGGTCTTCGACCAGCTGCACCGCATCCTCCTCGCCGAGCTGAACGCGGCCGGCCGCCTCGACTGGTCCAGGGCATGCGTGGACGGCTCCCACATCCGCGCGAAAAAGGGGCGCCGACACCGGTCCGTCGCCGGTCGACCGGCGGAAGACGGGCAGCAAACACCATCTGATCTGCGACGGACGCGGCACCCCGCTCAAAGTCATCACGACCGCGGCGAACGTCAACGACGTCACCCAGACCCTCGCCCTGGTCGACGGCATCCCACCCGTGGCGGGCCGACCCGGCCGTCCGCGCCGTCGTCCCGAGGCCCTGCTCGGAGACAAGGGCTACGACTCCAACCCCAACCGCGAGGAGCTGCGTAAACGCCGGATCCTGCCGGTCATCTCCCGCAAGGGAGCCCCGAACATCAAGGGTATGGGCAAGCTCCGCTACGTCGTGGAACAGACCTTCGCCCTGCTCCACCACTTCAAACGACTCGCCGTCCGATGGGAACGCCGCACCGAACTCCACGACGCTTTCGTCTCCCTCGCCTGCAGCCTCATCTGCTGGAGACGCCTCAACAAGCCCAGCTCATGATCGTGTTACGAGCTCTGAGCACACGATGCCGGAAATCGGAATCGTCACATGAGCGCAGCCGTTCGACTTCTGGGGTGACCGGGGCCGTTACTGAGGTTTTCGGGTTGTCGTCGGGTAGTGACGGTTGATGATCCCTGCGGTATGCCGGTGAGGTGAGGTATCCAGAGGGCGGGGGCCTGACCGCTGAGCGTCGGGCGTTTCGTGAGGGGATCCGGCTTCAGGCCGGCGTGCGGTTCGCGGCGGGTGAGAAGACCGCGGTCATCGCGAAGGACCTGCGGGTGAGTGTGCGGTCCGTGGAACGCTGGCGCCGTGCCTGGCGCGAGCGCGGCATGGATGCCTTGCGCTCGACGGGTCCGGCGAACGCCCCGACCGTCACCGATGAACAGTTCGCTGTGCTCGAGGAGGAACTCGGCAAGGGGCCGTCGGCACACGGCTTCGAAGACGAACGCTGGACCCTGGCCCGGGTCCAGACCCTGATCCGTCGGCATCTTCGGGTGAGCCTGTCGGTGGCGACGGTGTGGCGGCTGCTGAGACGGCACGGCTGGTCCTGGCAGGCGCCCGCCCGCAGAGCCCTCGAGCGTGACGAGCACGCGGTGGAGCTGTGGAAGAAGGAGGTGTGGCCGGGGGTAAAAGCCTCGCGGCGGCGTCCGGTGCCTGGATCGTCTTCGAGGACGAAGCCGGCTTCTCGATGACTCCGCCCCGTGCCCGCACCTGGGGCCGGCGCGGACAGACCCCTGTCATCCGTGTGCGCGGCAGGTCCCGCCGCCGGACCTCGGTCGCCGCGCTGTGCTGCTACAAACCCGGTGAACACAGCCGTCTCATCCACCGGCCCCGCACTCATCTCCTGCTCAAGGGTGCACGCAAGAGCTTCTCCTGGAAGGACTACCGCGACCTGCTGGTGCGGGCTCACATCCAGCTCGGCGGCCCGATCGTGGTGGTCTGGGACAATCTCAACACCCACCTGGCCGCGGGGCTGAAACATTACGAGGCCGAGCACGACTGGCTCACCACCGTCCGGCTCCCGCCCTATGCACCCGACCTGAACCCCGTCGAGGCCGTCTGGTCACTCGTGCGCAGAGCGATGGCCAACACCGCCTTCGCCACACCCGACGACCTCGACCGCACACTCCGCCGCGAGTTACACAGAATCCAACTCCGACCCCACTTGGTCGACGGCTGCCTCACGGCCACACATCTGGCCATCGACCCACCGACCCCACCCTGAAAACCTCAGTAGCAACCCCCGATCGAAGGCGCGCGCGATGGTTTCCTCAGGTGATCTCGCTGGGGTAAGGACGCTGGGCGATGCGCCGGCTTCCGTAGCGATACGCACGAACAGCTCGTTGAACTCGACGCGAAGGTACTGCGCCAGCCACCGATGGGCCTGTTCACGAGGGTCGTCGGTCGCCGCACGATGGACAACTTGACCCTGGAGCATGAGGTCCCTGTCGCGCTGCCGCTGCAGCTCGGTCTTGGCTTCCTTGAGCCGACGCCTTACCGCGTCGTCCTGCCATCTCCAGTGTTCGACTTGATCATCTTCTCGTCGGCCGCTCAGGCAAAGCTCTTCCCTGCGTAGCTGCAGGCGATGACGCGCGTACGTGAGGGCGTCGATGGACGCCCGGATGCGATCGTCACCGTAGAGCAGGTCGGTCAGCCCAGTGCGTTCGGCCCCGCACGCTTCAGCCACTGCCACCTTGGCGTAGTCGAAGAATGAGAAGGAGATCTGGTCGGCCAGCTCGTGCAGTGGAAGGCGCCAAGGCTCAGGATATGAAGGCCGTAGCGCGCGCAGACCTGGCCCGGCCAGGCGCGGTGCCGACTGCTGCAGCTCATTGCGTGAGGCTGGTCGAGGTGACGGGGTCACGCCGAAGCGGACATCGAGGTAGCGCAAGGTCCGGCCACGGTGCAGAACCGGGATCGGCTTGTTGCGCAGGTCCACGCAGGGTGTCTGCCTGATTGCATCACAGGTGGGGCAGGCAGCCGACCTGACATCTGCTGACGTCAGGTACCAAGGCTTCCGGGCGGCGGGCGTACCCGCTGTTTCGAAGGTGCTCACGCCCGCGAGGGTGCCTGCCGCACCACTTGCGGCCCCGCTCCGCGGCCGTTGCGTACGGCTCTCGGCTGTATCGGCTCGACCAAACACCCAAGCTCCGCACTTACGTACGACCCTGCGGGGCGAGGAGGGTGAAGTTTCAGTCCGCAATCAGAGAGGTCCACCTGCTGAGGGCTGGGGTGGTTCATGCCCCTGGCAGAGCGCTCCGAGGATTTCGCCGATGGGCGTACCAAGGGCGTGCGCGAGGCGGTGCCACGTCTGGAGGCTCCCGACCGTACGACCCTGTTCGATCTCGATCAAGGTCCGTCGAGCCAGGCCGCTGCGCTCGGCAAGTTGATCGTAGGTCCATCCACGAGCAGCTCGGAGGCGCGACAACTCCAAATGCAGGGCCTTGAGGTTCGGGGCTGGCGGAGGAGTCGTCACCTGGCTATCGCACGGTGCGGCACCCCAGCGTGTCAGTGCAGAGGTCTGCCCTATTTGATCAGATCTGCACCGCAGAGCCGTAGTGCAGAGGTCTGCACTACGGTGTGCGGCCGTCGACCACGTGCGAAGCAGGTGGACTCGGATTCCACGTCGCGAGGAGGCCACACCCATGAAGATCGATCCCGTAAGCAAGGTCGACCGCCTCTGGACGATCACGATCCGGGCGGAGGCAGGAGACCTAGTACTGCAACGGTCTTTGCTCTGACAGGTTGGCAGTCTCTGGTGGTGTGTGGCCGCGTTGTTTGTAGTGGCTGGTGCGGGCCTGGAACTGTCGTCTGCGGCGCCAGTGTGACCAGTGCAGGACGTGTTCGACGGGTGCTGGTCGGCGGTGGGTGAGGCGGGTGATCAGGCGTCGGATTTCGGGGAGGGTGAGGGGTATGAGCTGGGAGGATCCGTTTCTGCTTTCCCTGTGTTGGCCTCGCGGGCCTTCAGGACGGTGAGGCAGACGTGGGCGGCCATGGCGAGGGTGATGTGGCGGTGCCAGCCGGGATATCGGCGGACCTGGTAGTCGTCCAGGCCGCATTCCTGTTTCGCGGTCTGGAAGCATTCCTCGACCGCCCACCGGCTGCCCGCAACGTGAATGAGTTCGTCGAGGGTGGTCTCGGCGGGGCAGTAGGCGATGTAGAAGGAGATCTGGTCGGGCCGGCTCACGCTTCGGCGGGCGATGACCCAGTGCCGGCGGTCCTCGCGGTGCCAGGGCCGGACCTCCACGCGTGCCCAGTCGTAGACCCGCGGGCCGTGGGCGCCCATCCCGCAGGAACGACGCTTCCACTTCTGCCTCGCAAGGCCGTTGAACAGGTCGTGGACCGGGTGGTCCATGGCCCAGCGGGAGACGACAGTGTCGTGCCGGGTGGTGGCCATGACGTGGAAGACATCAGCCCGCTCCAACTCGGTCCGCCAGCCCTTGGAGAAGCCGTAGGCAGCGTCCGCGGTCACCCAGCGGAACGGGATCTTCTCCGCGATCGCCCGGCGGACCATCGCCTTGGCGATGACCACTTTCGTCTCGAAGGCGACCGTGTCCTCGATGCCCGCGGCCCGGCACCGTTCCCGGTCATCGGTCCACGACGTGGGCAGATACAAGCGGCGGTCGATCAGCGTGCGACCGCGTTCGCCGGCATAGGCGAGGAAGACACCGACCTGGCAGTTCTCCGTGCGGCCCGCCGTTCCCGAGTATTGGCGCTGGACGCCGGCCGAGCGGATGCCCTTCTTCAGGAAGCCGGTGTCGTCCACGATCAGGACCGCTTCGGGGTCACCGAGATGCTCGAAGACGTAGTCGCGGACGTCGTCGAGGACTTCATCAGCGTCCCAGTCGCACCGGTTCAGCAGCCGGTGCATGCGGTCCGGGCCCCCATGCCCAGCCTCTTCCGCGAGTGTCCAGCCGTTCTTCCGCTCCAGCGGAGATACCAGACCCCGCATATACGCCAGTGCCGACTCACGCGGCTCCGACCGGGCAAACCGGTGCACGAACCGCTCATGCACCTCACCCAGACCCGCCGCCCACGCCCTCACATCACCAAGTACCCCACCCATATCCAGACCAACGACCAACCTGGCCACCAGTCACACCAAACGCCGTTGCAGTACTAGGCACTGTTTCTCGGATCTCCTGACGTGGGTGGGGTGTTGGGGTCAGGCTGGCTGCATGGGCCGTGGGGATCTGACGAACGCGGAGTGGGACCGGCTGGAGTCGTTCCTGCCTCCTGGTGGCGCCCGTGGGGGCCGGTGGAGTGATCACCGCCGGGTGATCAACGGGGTGCTCTACCGGGTTCGGACGGGCGTGCAGTGGCGGGATCTACCGGAGCGGTTCGGGCCGTGGGAGACCGTCTACAAACGCCATCGCCGCTGGTCAGCCGATGGAACGTGGACGATGCTGCTGTCCCGGATCCAGGCGACCGAAGACGCCACGGGCCAGATCGACTGGGACGTCTCGGTGGACTCGACAGCGGTGCGGGCCCACCAGCACGCCGCCGGCGCAAGGAAGGCACCGACGGCCCTGGCTCCCCAAAAGGGGAACGTTGGGGGGACGAACCAGGTCGATCCGGCATTGCGGAAACTGGCGGTCCGGCTCGAGGAAGTGGTCAGATCGGCGAGTGCCTGGGACGCTCCCGCGGCGGATTCACCACCAAAATCCACCTCGCCGCTGACGGGCGATGCCGGCCTCTCGCCCTCGTCCTGACACCCGGACACTACGGTGACGGCCCGCAATTCGAGCGGGTACTGGAGCAGGTCTCCGTGCCCCGTATCGGAGTGGGACGGCCCCGCACCCGGCCCGACCATGTCCTGGCGGACAAGGCCTACACATCCCGGAAGAACCGTCGCTACCTGCGACGACGCGGAATCCGGCACACCATCCCCGAACGCCGCGACCAGCAAAGACACCGCAGGAACCGCGGTTCCCGAGGCGGCCGCCCCACCGGCTTCGACAGCGAGCGCTACAAGAAACGCAACACCGTCGAACGCGCCATCAATCGCCTGAAGGGCTTCCGCGCCGTCGCCACCCGTTACGAGAAACGCGCCTACATCTACCTCGGCACCGTCACCCTCGCAGCCCTCATCATCTGGCTCCGCACATGATCCGAGAAACAGTGCCTAGCGGCGGTATGCGCACACTGCGGGCCGCTAAGTGCGCCCGGGCACCGGCGGGCAGCCGCGCTTGCGCACCTCGCCGAGCACGCTCGAGGCGGCGCGGCCTTCCCGCACCTGAGGACATGTCGCTGCCGGGAAGAAAACTGCCGGTGGCATCGACGTCACCGCGGCTGCGAGGGCTCCCTGGTTCTCGTCGTAGTACGCGCCAGCGGCGGGCGAGTGTGGCACCTGACCGACGCATGTAGAGCGTGCGCCTCAGCCATGGATCAAGGAGCCGTAGTACCGCTCACGCATCCGACCCCAACACCCCTCCCTGGAGGCCGTAGTCGGCGGCGCACATCGAACTCAGGGCAACGCGACTCGGCTGATAGGCACAGAACGCGCGACATGATCAATTACATCGCCGCAGCCCTCGACCCAGCGGTAGGTGCGGGTGCTCGCCTGCTGGCCCTGCAGTGCGCCCTTCGGGCCTCAACCGTCGGAGCCGTACGGCTGCCGTACGGGCTGGTTCGCTCTTCCGGGGTGCGGCGCTCCCGTAGCTGCTGGAGCGAACTTGAACACGAGGGCTGGCTTAGGCCGGCATGGGCGACAGCCCAGCCAGGAGGCAGCAGCAGCTGGGACGCCCAACTACTCGACCACGTAGTCCTGCTTCAGAATCCTGGCAGGCGAGCTCGCAGAAGCGCAGCGGACTGGGCCCTGAGGATGATGGCGCACGCTCGGCGCGCGGAAGCGAACACCCAGGAGCAGTTGGTCTATCTCGTTCTGGCCTCCCATGCGTCCCTCGGCACCCGACGATCGTCAGCAGAGGCGGAACGACTTGCACGATGCTCGGGCTTGCCGCTCGTCTCGATCCCCTTCGTCCTGGCAGAGCTGTCCAGGAAACGGCTCCTTCACTCCTGGCACCTCGACACAGATCTAGATGACCTCCACTGGTCCTTCCCTGATCAGGGTGCCTGAAGCTTTCGGGCCTTGACCCTGGGTTTTGGACACCGGAGACACTTGGATCTTGATGGTCCAGGAGAACGGAGTCCCTGTGGGGATGAAGCATTACCCCGCCGAGTTCAAGGCGGACGCGGTCGCGTTGTACCGCTCGAGGCCGGGAGCGACGATCAAGTCGGTCGCCGGTGATCTCGGGGTGAACACCGAGACGCTGCGGAACTGGATCCGGGCCGCCGACGGCCGCCGACCTGGCGCCCACTCCGCGCCGCCGGCCGCCTCGCGGGCCGACGCCGACGCCGTTCAGGCGGAGCTGGCCGCCGCCCGCAAGAGGATCCGTGAGCTGGAGGAAGAGCGCGACATCCTCCGCAAGGCGGCCCGGTATTTCGCGACGGAGACGCGCTGGTGAACCGCTGCCAGTTCGTTGACGATCACCAGCGCCGACACGGCGTGAAGCGGCTCTGCGACATCCTTGGCCTGGCCCGCTCGAGCTTCTACTACTGGCGCCGCACCGCATCCGCGAGAGCGGCCCGCCAGACCGTCGAAGCCGGGATCGCGGCCCGGATACGCAAGGTCCACCAGGACTCCGACGGCACCTACGGAGCCCCCAGAATCACCGCAGAACTCCGAGACGAGGGCGGCCCGGCGGTCAACCACAAGCGCGTCGCCAGGATCATGCGGACC is a genomic window containing:
- a CDS encoding winged helix-turn-helix domain-containing protein, whose protein sequence is MRYPEGGGLTAERRAFREGIRLQAGVRFAAGEKTAVIAKDLRVSVRSVERWRRAWRERGMDALRSTGPANAPTVTDEQFAVLEEELGKGPSAHGFEDERWTLARVQTLIRRHLRVSLSVATVWRLLRRHGWSWQAPARRALERDEHAVELWKKEVWPGVKASRRRPVPGSSSRTKPASR
- a CDS encoding IS5 family transposase (programmed frameshift); translation: MVDDDLWALIEPLLPPWPTRSPGPRPVADRLCLQGILYVLCNDIAWQLLPPELGFGSGQTCWRRLERWQQAGVFDQLHRILLAELNAAGRLDWSRACVDGSHIRAKKRGADTGPSPVDRRKTGSKHHLICDGRGTPLKVITTAANVNDVTQTLALVDGIPPVAGRPGRPRRRPEALLGDKGYDSNPNREELRKRRILPVISRKGAPNIKGMGKLRYVVEQTFALLHHFKRLAVRWERRTELHDAFVSLACSLICWRRLNKPSS
- a CDS encoding transposase translates to MTPPRARTWGRRGQTPVIRVRGRSRRRTSVAALCCYKPGEHSRLIHRPRTHLLLKGARKSFSWKDYRDLLVRAHIQLGGPIVVVWDNLNTHLAAGLKHYEAEHDWLTTVRLPPYAPDLNPVEAVWSLVRRAMANTAFATPDDLDRTLRRELHRIQLRPHLVDGCLTATHLAIDPPTPP
- a CDS encoding IS5 family transposase (programmed frameshift), encoding MGRGDLTNAEWDRLESFLPPGGARGGRWSDHRRVINGVLYRVRTGVQWRDLPERFGPWETVYKRHRRWSADGTWTMLLSRIQATEDATGQIDWDVSVDSTAVRAHQHAAGARKAPTGPGSPKGERWGDEPGRSGIAETGGPARGSGQIGECLGRSRGGFTTKIHLAADGRCRPLALVLTPGHYGDGPQFERVLEQVSVPRIGVGRPRTRPDHVLADKAYTSRKNRRYLRRRGIRHTIPERRDQQRHRRNRGSRGGRPTGFDSERYKKRNTVERAINRLKGFRAVATRYEKRAYIYLGTVTLAALIIWLRT
- a CDS encoding IS701 family transposase, which encodes MGGVLGDVRAWAAGLGEVHERFVHRFARSEPRESALAYMRGLVSPLERKNGWTLAEEAGHGGPDRMHRLLNRCDWDADEVLDDVRDYVFEHLGDPEAVLIVDDTGFLKKGIRSAGVQRQYSGTAGRTENCQVGVFLAYAGERGRTLIDRRLYLPTSWTDDRERCRAAGIEDTVAFETKVVIAKAMVRRAIAEKIPFRWVTADAAYGFSKGWRTELERADVFHVMATTRHDTVVSRWAMDHPVHDLFNGLARQKWKRRSCGMGAHGPRVYDWARVEVRPWHREDRRHWVIARRSVSRPDQISFYIAYCPAETTLDELIHVAGSRWAVEECFQTAKQECGLDDYQVRRYPGWHRHITLAMAAHVCLTVLKAREANTGKAETDPPSSYPSPSPKSDA
- a CDS encoding helix-turn-helix transcriptional regulator, which encodes MTTPPPAPNLKALHLELSRLRAARGWTYDQLAERSGLARRTLIEIEQGRTVGSLQTWHRLAHALGTPIGEILGALCQGHEPPQPSAGGPL
- a CDS encoding IS630 family transposase yields the protein MSRPGPKIPPLSVTDAQRAVLEGWLRRRTTAQALAQRSRIVLECAEGHSVMEVSRRLRIAPDTVRTWRRRFLEHGLDGLGDEPRPGVPRKITDADVERVIVKTLEETPRNATHWSTRSMAAATGMSQSTVSRIWRAFALAPHRSQTFKLSTDPLFIDKVRDVVGLYLDPPEKALVLCVDEKSQIQALDRSQPVLPMMPGVPERRSHDYIRAGTTTLFAALEVATGKVIGSLHRRHRAAEFKKFLAKVDKEVPEDLQVHLILDTYATHKTPDIKRWLLAHPRFHLHFTPTSASWLNLVERWFAELTQKKLKRGVHRSVQALERDIRAWLADWNDHPRPFVWTKTADEILDKVASYCHRISDSGH